One genomic segment of Mesoterricola silvestris includes these proteins:
- a CDS encoding alpha/beta fold hydrolase — protein sequence MPSIRIHDIEMFYEFHGPAGGEPVILNNGVFMNTTSWAYQLPELARTYRVLTYDMRGQGRSDHPGGDYSFEQHAEDLVALMDALHIGKAHMVGTSYGGELNLMMGIAHPGRCRTLTIIASVSHSDPICRAIIERWILAARLGDGAGFFRLTYPDVYGETFLALHPELVPLAEERYAALDLPTAVRLLECFLRFDVTADLGRIKVPACIASAENDVLKPRKYGEIMHRGIAGSEFHVIPDSGHVVVVEKAAEVNSIILGFLAKHSA from the coding sequence ATGCCGAGCATCCGCATCCATGACATCGAGATGTTCTACGAATTCCACGGACCCGCCGGCGGCGAGCCGGTGATCCTCAACAACGGGGTGTTCATGAACACCACCTCCTGGGCCTACCAGCTCCCGGAGCTCGCGCGGACGTACCGGGTGCTGACCTACGACATGCGCGGCCAGGGGCGGAGCGATCATCCCGGAGGGGACTACAGCTTCGAACAGCATGCGGAGGATCTGGTGGCGCTCATGGACGCGCTGCACATCGGGAAGGCCCACATGGTGGGCACCTCGTACGGCGGGGAGCTGAACCTCATGATGGGCATCGCCCATCCCGGACGTTGCCGCACCCTCACGATCATCGCCTCCGTTTCCCACAGCGACCCCATCTGCCGCGCGATCATCGAACGCTGGATCCTGGCGGCCCGGCTCGGGGACGGCGCGGGCTTCTTCCGGCTCACCTACCCGGACGTGTACGGCGAGACCTTCCTCGCCCTGCACCCCGAGCTGGTCCCCCTGGCCGAGGAGCGCTACGCGGCCCTGGACCTGCCCACGGCCGTGAGGCTCCTGGAGTGTTTCCTCCGCTTCGACGTCACCGCCGACCTGGGCCGCATCAAGGTCCCCGCCTGCATCGCGTCGGCGGAGAATGATGTCCTCAAGCCCAGGAAGTACGGCGAGATCATGCATCGGGGGATTGCCGGTTCGGAATTCCATGTGATCCCTGACTCCGGTCACGTGGTGGTGGTGGAGAAGGCCGCCGAGGTCAACAGCATCATCCTCGGCTTCCTGGCCAAGCATTCCGCCTGA
- a CDS encoding 3-oxoacyl-ACP synthase III family protein, which yields MERYATIASTGCHLPGIRVHNDDLRRTFAHLPEFVDKMEASSGIRCRWHAPEDWATSDLALPAAQQALERAGLKPGDVDLIILGTDSPDYITPATSVVLQHKLGAVNAGTFDIGCACASFPTALATAAGWITANPLIKTVLVVGVYLMHKLTEAGDPMGFFYGDGAGAAVLVASDRPGFLGAAAQAGGAYHKHWGIYSGGTYEPATVESVKAGRTMVKMIERYPPEINHEGWPRVVRKLAANCGFAIPDIDFIVFTQVRKGSIELVMENLGLPMEKTHTIMEEWGYTGSACIPMALHDALEKKKIRSGDRLVLVGSGVGYNQAACALIMP from the coding sequence ATGGAACGTTACGCAACCATCGCATCCACGGGCTGCCATCTGCCTGGCATCCGGGTGCACAACGACGACCTGCGCAGGACCTTCGCCCATCTTCCCGAGTTCGTGGACAAGATGGAGGCCTCCAGCGGCATCCGCTGCCGCTGGCACGCGCCCGAGGACTGGGCCACCAGCGACCTGGCCCTGCCCGCCGCGCAGCAGGCCCTGGAGCGCGCCGGCCTCAAGCCCGGGGACGTGGACCTGATCATCCTGGGCACCGATTCCCCCGACTACATCACCCCCGCGACCTCCGTCGTCCTGCAGCACAAGCTGGGCGCGGTGAACGCCGGGACCTTCGACATCGGCTGCGCCTGCGCGTCCTTCCCCACCGCCCTGGCCACGGCCGCGGGCTGGATCACCGCCAACCCCCTCATCAAGACCGTCCTGGTGGTGGGCGTCTACCTCATGCACAAGCTCACCGAGGCGGGCGATCCCATGGGCTTCTTCTACGGCGACGGCGCCGGCGCGGCCGTGCTGGTGGCTTCGGACCGCCCGGGATTCCTGGGCGCGGCAGCCCAGGCCGGCGGCGCCTACCACAAGCACTGGGGCATCTATTCGGGCGGCACCTACGAGCCCGCCACGGTGGAATCCGTGAAGGCCGGGCGCACCATGGTGAAGATGATCGAGCGCTACCCCCCCGAGATCAACCACGAAGGCTGGCCCCGGGTCGTGCGCAAGCTGGCCGCAAACTGCGGCTTCGCCATCCCCGACATCGACTTCATCGTCTTCACCCAGGTGCGAAAGGGCTCCATCGAGCTGGTCATGGAGAACCTGGGCCTGCCCATGGAGAAGACCCACACCATCATGGAGGAGTGGGGCTACACCGGCTCCGCCTGCATCCCCATGGCCCTGCACGACGCCCTGGAGAAGAAGAAGATCCGCTCCGGCGACCGCCTCGTCCTGGTGGGCTCCGGCGTCGGCTACAACCAGGCCGCCTGCGCCCTGATCATGCCCTGA
- a CDS encoding porin: protein MNVKLALIAASVAATTLPAQTAPIAVTGATNISISGLLSVGVKNSAISQGNAAVGRNTATETHVDDNTSRLIVASNSKIADGWNVLFRLESRFTPNVRPGDALLQPLGGPPAGYSVGDATGWADGDTFGGVSSPYGTITVGKSTLYYTDTISAGYLAPVLEQPGESYRIWDANGLSAFNILSTYNTGTVTNGVLAPTTRNILGNTRSRNVIRYDSVYFKPDAVSILNFSLAWSKNAAGAQNVFVSNANGSTYEGGQTVYAKGLYNGHGFSVSASYLDQKFQGVLATAPLTELKATRLGASYKIQGLKFGLIYDSTNMVNGITTGTVLSDATRTAFSVPVSYSFGDHGFYATYSAAGKTASLDKTGAKQINLVYDYAMTKRAFIGVYYTKIDNDANAYYQPFLTGYSPFGGSAIAKGESWRQVGIIMNYWF, encoded by the coding sequence ATGAACGTCAAGCTCGCACTCATCGCCGCATCGGTCGCCGCCACGACCCTCCCGGCCCAGACGGCCCCCATCGCCGTCACGGGCGCCACCAACATCTCCATCTCGGGCCTGCTCTCCGTGGGCGTGAAGAACTCCGCCATCAGCCAGGGCAACGCCGCCGTGGGCCGCAACACCGCCACCGAGACCCACGTGGACGACAACACCTCCCGCCTGATCGTGGCCAGCAATTCCAAGATCGCCGACGGCTGGAACGTGCTGTTCCGCCTGGAGAGCCGCTTCACCCCCAACGTGCGCCCCGGTGACGCCCTCCTGCAGCCCCTGGGCGGGCCTCCCGCGGGCTACAGCGTCGGCGACGCCACGGGCTGGGCCGACGGCGACACCTTCGGCGGCGTCTCCTCCCCCTACGGCACCATCACCGTGGGCAAGTCGACCCTCTACTACACCGACACCATCTCCGCCGGGTACCTGGCCCCCGTCCTGGAGCAGCCCGGTGAAAGCTACCGCATCTGGGACGCCAACGGCCTGTCGGCCTTCAACATCCTGTCCACGTACAACACCGGCACCGTCACCAACGGCGTGCTGGCCCCCACCACCCGCAACATCCTGGGCAACACCCGGTCCCGCAACGTCATCCGCTACGATTCGGTGTATTTCAAGCCCGATGCCGTCAGCATCCTCAACTTCTCCCTGGCCTGGTCCAAGAACGCCGCCGGCGCCCAGAACGTCTTCGTCTCCAACGCCAACGGCTCCACGTACGAGGGCGGCCAGACCGTCTACGCCAAGGGTCTCTACAACGGCCACGGGTTCTCCGTTTCCGCCAGCTACCTGGACCAGAAGTTCCAGGGGGTGCTCGCCACCGCCCCCCTCACCGAACTCAAGGCCACCCGCCTCGGCGCCTCCTACAAGATCCAGGGCCTGAAGTTCGGCCTGATCTACGACAGCACGAACATGGTCAACGGCATCACCACCGGCACCGTGCTTTCCGACGCCACCCGCACCGCCTTCTCCGTGCCCGTGTCCTACAGCTTCGGCGACCACGGCTTCTACGCCACCTATTCCGCCGCCGGCAAGACCGCCTCCCTGGACAAGACCGGCGCCAAGCAGATCAACCTGGTCTACGACTACGCCATGACCAAGCGCGCCTTCATCGGCGTCTACTACACCAAGATCGACAACGACGCCAACGCCTACTACCAGCCCTTCCTCACCGGCTACAGCCCCTTCGGCGGATCCGCCATCGCAAAGGGCGAGAGCTGGCGCCAGGTCGGCATTATCATGAACTACTGGTTCTAG
- a CDS encoding substrate-binding domain-containing protein: MKPKSILLGGLAVALALAAGIVSAQDIKIAHVYDKTGVLEAYAKQTQTGLMMGLQYATKGTMMVNGHKLVLIEKDSQGKPDVGKSQLASAFADDRADIAIGPTSSGTALAMLPVAEEYKKILLVEPAVADSITGDKWNRYIFRTGRNSSQDAIANGVALDKAGTNIATLAQDYAFGKDFVKAFKGALKKAKLVHEEYLPANTTDFTAGAQRLFDKLKNLKGRKIIFINWAGAGNPFKIADLDPKRYGIEICTGGNILPALAAYKPFPGMEGAAYYYYEIPKNPINKWLVDEHMKQFKTPPDFFTAGGMCAGLAVVEALKKTQGSANTEKLIATMEGMSFETPKGKMTFRKEDHQAMQTMYHFKIKVDPNVAWAIPTLVREIKAEEMQIPINNKR, from the coding sequence ATGAAACCGAAGAGCATTCTTCTCGGCGGCCTCGCGGTGGCCCTGGCCCTCGCGGCCGGCATCGTCTCGGCCCAGGACATCAAGATCGCCCACGTGTACGACAAGACGGGGGTCCTGGAGGCCTACGCCAAGCAGACCCAGACCGGTCTGATGATGGGCCTGCAGTACGCCACCAAGGGCACCATGATGGTCAACGGCCACAAGCTGGTGCTCATCGAGAAGGACAGCCAGGGCAAGCCCGATGTGGGCAAGTCCCAGCTGGCCTCCGCCTTCGCCGACGACCGGGCCGACATCGCCATCGGGCCCACGTCCAGCGGCACCGCCCTGGCCATGCTGCCCGTGGCCGAGGAGTACAAGAAGATCCTCCTGGTGGAGCCGGCCGTGGCCGATTCCATCACCGGGGACAAGTGGAACCGGTACATCTTCCGCACCGGCCGCAACAGCTCCCAGGACGCCATCGCCAACGGCGTCGCCCTGGACAAGGCGGGCACCAACATCGCCACCCTGGCCCAGGACTACGCCTTCGGCAAGGACTTCGTCAAGGCCTTCAAGGGCGCCCTGAAGAAGGCCAAGCTCGTGCACGAGGAGTACCTCCCGGCCAACACCACCGACTTCACCGCCGGCGCCCAGCGCCTGTTCGACAAGCTCAAGAACCTCAAGGGCCGCAAGATCATCTTCATCAACTGGGCCGGCGCCGGCAATCCGTTCAAGATCGCGGACCTGGACCCCAAGCGCTACGGCATCGAGATCTGCACCGGCGGCAACATCCTGCCGGCCCTCGCGGCCTACAAGCCCTTCCCCGGCATGGAGGGCGCGGCCTACTACTACTACGAGATCCCCAAGAACCCCATCAACAAGTGGCTGGTCGACGAGCACATGAAGCAGTTCAAGACCCCGCCCGACTTCTTCACCGCCGGCGGCATGTGCGCGGGCCTCGCGGTGGTCGAAGCCCTCAAGAAGACCCAGGGCAGCGCCAACACCGAAAAGCTCATCGCCACCATGGAAGGCATGTCCTTCGAGACCCCCAAGGGCAAGATGACCTTCCGCAAGGAGGACCACCAGGCCATGCAGACCATGTACCACTTCAAGATCAAGGTCGACCCCAACGTCGCCTGGGCCATTCCCACCCTGGTCCGCGAAATCAAGGCCGAGGAAATGCAGATTCCGATCAACAACAAGCGCTAG
- a CDS encoding ABC transporter ATP-binding protein, with translation MTFALETQDLTIRFGGHVAVDAVSCGFAPGTLTAIVGPNGAGKTTYFNLVSGQLRATAGKVFLHGQDISSASAPQRSRRGIGRAFQLTNLFPYLTVLENIRLAVQSRAGLGLNLWSIWSSHRELIGRAEEVLETVALTGKRDWAAAALPHGDQRKLEVAILMALEPDVFMFDEPTAGMSVDEVPVILDLIRGLKARSDKTILLVEHKMDVVRELSDRIIVLHNGALVADGAPAEVIASPIVQEAYLGIEVAK, from the coding sequence ATGACCTTCGCCCTTGAAACCCAAGATCTGACCATCCGGTTCGGCGGCCACGTGGCCGTCGACGCCGTGTCCTGCGGGTTCGCCCCCGGCACGCTGACAGCCATCGTCGGGCCCAACGGGGCCGGCAAGACCACCTATTTCAACCTCGTCTCGGGCCAGCTCAGGGCCACGGCCGGAAAGGTCTTCCTTCACGGGCAGGACATCAGCTCCGCCTCCGCCCCCCAGCGGAGCCGCCGCGGCATCGGCCGCGCCTTCCAGCTCACGAACCTCTTCCCCTACCTCACGGTGCTGGAGAACATCCGCCTGGCGGTGCAGTCCCGGGCCGGCCTGGGGCTCAACCTCTGGAGCATCTGGAGCAGCCACCGGGAACTCATCGGCCGCGCCGAGGAGGTGCTCGAGACCGTCGCCCTCACCGGGAAGCGGGACTGGGCCGCCGCCGCCCTGCCCCACGGCGACCAGCGCAAGCTGGAGGTGGCCATCCTCATGGCCCTGGAGCCGGACGTCTTCATGTTCGACGAGCCCACCGCGGGCATGAGCGTGGACGAGGTCCCGGTGATCCTCGACCTCATCCGCGGCCTCAAGGCCCGCAGCGACAAGACCATCCTCCTGGTGGAGCACAAGATGGACGTGGTCCGCGAACTCTCGGACCGCATCATCGTCCTGCACAACGGGGCCCTGGTGGCCGACGGCGCCCCGGCGGAGGTCATCGCCTCCCCCATCGTGCAGGAAGCCTATCTGGGCATCGAGGTGGCCAAATGA
- a CDS encoding ABC transporter ATP-binding protein, translated as MTNPLLKLDGVHTHIGAYHILQGVDLQVAHGEMTVLLGRNGAGKTTTLRTIMGLWNASRGAVTFEGADISALATPDIARRGIAYVPENMGIFADLTVRENMTLAARGARRVEEVDAARLEWIFGLFPALKKFWQHPAGLLSGGQKQMLAVARAIVEPRKLLLIDEPSKGLAPAIIQNMIAAFRELKQTDTTILLVEQNFNFARQLGDQVAVMDNGRVVHAGPMAALAEDEKLQQDLLGLSLGAHQ; from the coding sequence ATGACGAACCCGCTCCTGAAGCTCGACGGGGTCCATACCCACATCGGCGCCTACCACATCCTCCAGGGGGTGGACCTCCAGGTCGCCCACGGCGAGATGACCGTCCTGCTGGGCCGCAACGGCGCCGGCAAGACCACCACCCTGCGCACCATCATGGGCCTCTGGAACGCCTCCAGGGGGGCCGTGACCTTCGAGGGCGCGGACATCTCCGCCCTGGCCACCCCCGACATCGCCCGCAGGGGCATCGCCTACGTCCCTGAGAACATGGGCATCTTCGCCGACCTCACGGTGCGCGAGAACATGACCCTGGCCGCCCGGGGCGCCCGGCGCGTGGAGGAGGTGGACGCGGCGCGCCTGGAATGGATCTTCGGCCTCTTCCCGGCCCTTAAGAAGTTCTGGCAGCATCCCGCGGGCCTCCTCTCCGGCGGCCAGAAGCAGATGCTCGCCGTGGCCCGGGCCATCGTGGAGCCCCGCAAGCTCCTGCTCATCGACGAGCCCAGCAAGGGCCTGGCCCCCGCCATCATCCAGAACATGATCGCGGCCTTCCGGGAACTCAAGCAGACCGACACCACCATCCTGCTCGTGGAGCAGAACTTCAATTTCGCGCGGCAGCTCGGGGACCAGGTGGCCGTCATGGACAACGGCCGCGTGGTCCACGCGGGCCCCATGGCCGCCCTGGCCGAGGACGAGAAGCTGCAGCAGGACCTGCTGGGCCTTTCCCTGGGAGCCCATCAATGA
- a CDS encoding branched-chain amino acid ABC transporter permease encodes MSSPATPVPAAEALPAVRKDRIPLLLVPVLALAALPLTGSLSTWVTLTFAGLAMGMIIFIIASGLTLVFGLMDVLNFGHGVFITLGAFLATTVLGSMAAWTTSESLLRNLGAVLPAVLAAMAVAGIVGLAYERIIIRPVYGQPLKQILITMGGMIVGEELIKVVWGPEAQPLPLPAAFRGSLIFGEAAVEKYRIAAVVVGLLVFAALYWVLTRTKVGLLIRAGVHDREMVESMGYRIKRLFIGVFIAGSALAGLGGVLWGLYQQGVTPQIGSQVNVLLFIVIIIGGLGSVGGCFLGALLVGLMANYTGFLAPKVALFSNILLMVLVLVWRPRGLYPVVNR; translated from the coding sequence ATGAGTTCTCCCGCCACCCCGGTCCCCGCCGCCGAGGCCCTGCCCGCCGTCAGGAAGGACCGCATCCCCCTGCTGCTGGTGCCCGTCCTGGCCCTGGCGGCCCTGCCCCTCACCGGCTCCCTGTCCACCTGGGTCACCCTCACCTTCGCGGGCCTGGCCATGGGCATGATCATCTTCATCATCGCCTCGGGCCTGACCCTGGTATTCGGCCTCATGGACGTGCTGAACTTCGGCCACGGCGTCTTCATCACCCTGGGGGCCTTCCTGGCCACCACCGTCCTGGGCTCCATGGCGGCCTGGACCACCAGCGAAAGCCTCCTGCGCAACCTGGGGGCGGTGCTCCCGGCGGTGCTGGCGGCCATGGCGGTGGCGGGCATCGTGGGCCTGGCCTACGAGCGCATCATCATCCGCCCCGTGTACGGCCAGCCCCTGAAGCAGATCCTCATCACCATGGGCGGCATGATCGTGGGCGAGGAGCTCATCAAGGTCGTGTGGGGCCCCGAGGCGCAGCCCCTGCCCCTGCCCGCGGCCTTCCGCGGCTCCCTCATCTTCGGCGAGGCCGCGGTGGAGAAGTACCGCATCGCCGCGGTGGTGGTGGGCCTCCTGGTCTTCGCAGCCCTCTACTGGGTGCTCACCCGCACCAAGGTGGGCCTCCTGATCCGCGCCGGGGTCCATGACCGCGAGATGGTCGAGAGCATGGGCTACCGCATCAAGCGGCTGTTCATCGGCGTCTTCATCGCGGGCTCGGCCCTGGCGGGCCTGGGCGGCGTGCTCTGGGGCCTCTACCAGCAGGGCGTGACCCCCCAGATCGGCAGCCAGGTCAACGTGCTGCTCTTCATCGTCATCATCATCGGCGGCCTGGGCTCAGTGGGGGGCTGCTTCCTGGGGGCCCTGCTGGTGGGCCTCATGGCCAACTACACCGGCTTCCTGGCCCCCAAGGTGGCCCTCTTCTCCAACATCCTGCTGATGGTGCTCGTCCTGGTGTGGCGGCCCAGAGGGCTCTACCCGGTGGTGAACCGATGA